A genomic region of uncultured Roseibium sp. contains the following coding sequences:
- a CDS encoding glycosyltransferase family 4 protein: protein MTAQHLTSQRITFFPDYRGTNPYQTLLYESLEPAYRAEPGSIADALSLQAKVPDRPYLFHLHWEHAVLMGAGAPKSVEDFLNGISRFRAAGGKVIWTLHNLAPHDMEKSAANEDLQAGLCELADILHLHSLHALTAAREEMPLPEAKVRVIAHHNYDGAYPVYPRVSAREDLGLSAARRIVLSPGRIAPYKQPVELAAAFLASAGPDDRLIIAGELAANYDLRLPDDHRLVLKEGFAAQADVGKLHAAADFVVLPYRASLTSGSAILAATHARAVLGPDTPGLRDVIDPPKSGLIYEDGGLADALKSALEEDASSWEIRGRQAAASAAARNRKMLAATWQDVLTSLTTTPVSRLGAE, encoded by the coding sequence ATGACTGCCCAACACTTAACCTCGCAGCGGATAACGTTTTTTCCGGACTACAGGGGCACCAACCCCTACCAGACCCTGCTCTATGAAAGTCTGGAACCGGCTTACCGCGCAGAGCCGGGCTCAATCGCGGACGCACTGAGCCTGCAGGCCAAGGTGCCGGACAGGCCGTATCTGTTTCATTTGCATTGGGAACATGCCGTGCTCATGGGGGCTGGCGCACCGAAATCTGTTGAAGACTTCCTCAACGGCATCAGCCGGTTCCGCGCAGCTGGCGGCAAGGTGATCTGGACGCTTCACAACCTTGCCCCGCATGACATGGAAAAAAGTGCGGCAAACGAAGATCTCCAGGCCGGTCTGTGCGAGCTGGCCGACATACTTCATCTTCACTCGCTCCACGCACTGACGGCAGCGCGGGAGGAGATGCCTTTGCCCGAGGCGAAGGTCCGCGTCATTGCCCATCACAACTACGACGGCGCCTACCCGGTCTATCCGCGCGTTTCTGCGCGCGAGGATCTGGGACTGTCCGCGGCGCGCAGGATTGTCCTCTCACCCGGCCGCATCGCACCGTACAAGCAACCGGTGGAACTCGCGGCAGCATTCCTCGCGTCAGCCGGCCCGGACGATCGTCTGATCATTGCCGGCGAACTGGCGGCCAACTACGATCTCAGGCTGCCCGATGATCATCGTCTGGTGCTGAAGGAAGGGTTCGCAGCCCAGGCGGATGTCGGCAAACTGCACGCAGCCGCCGATTTTGTCGTGCTGCCCTACCGGGCGTCGCTGACATCGGGTTCGGCCATTCTGGCGGCAACCCACGCACGCGCGGTACTCGGGCCGGACACGCCGGGGCTTCGAGACGTGATTGACCCTCCGAAATCCGGCCTGATCTACGAAGACGGCGGTCTTGCCGATGCATTGAAAAGCGCTCTGGAAGAGGATGCCTCTTCCTGGGAGATCCGTGGCCGGCAAGCAGCGGCGTCTGCAGCAGCCCGCAACCGGAAAATGCTGGCGGCCACCTGGCAGGATGTGCTGACATCGCTTACCACGACACCAGTCAGCAGGCTCGGGGCGGAATGA
- a CDS encoding universal stress protein, giving the protein MYKHILIPVALDHETLVDRKLEIARHLLAENGQITLLTVLENIPGFVSEFVDLKIDNHLTQKVEDRLKTAADSDERINCKVVTGKPGVQIAAFADSESADLILVGSHHPSAQDYFLGSTASRVVRRAGCSVFVVRDGDG; this is encoded by the coding sequence ATGTACAAACACATCCTCATTCCGGTTGCGCTCGATCATGAAACGCTTGTCGACCGGAAACTTGAAATCGCAAGACATCTGTTGGCCGAGAATGGCCAGATCACGCTGCTGACCGTGCTGGAGAACATTCCCGGCTTCGTCTCCGAGTTTGTCGACCTCAAGATCGACAACCATCTGACACAGAAAGTGGAGGACAGGCTCAAAACGGCAGCCGATTCGGACGAGCGCATCAACTGCAAGGTCGTCACCGGCAAGCCGGGCGTACAGATCGCGGCATTTGCCGACAGCGAAAGCGCAGATCTCATCCTGGTCGGATCCCATCATCCGTCTGCCCAGGATTACTTCCTGGGGTCCACCGCGTCTCGGGTCGTCCGGAGAGCGGGATGCTCGGTGTTCGTTGTCAGGGACGGCGACGGCTAG
- a CDS encoding Ldh family oxidoreductase: MEPSNRLSLDEAISLIQSAFSGVGVPDDIALCVARALVAAEAEGQVGHGFSRVEDYAAQVRTGKIRANAVVEIHQKGTGSLLADAGFGFAYPALEQIIDKGIELAPSSGCVTMGITRSHHCGALSVQVEKLAREGLIAIMVANSPAAMAPYGAKEAVFGTNPIAFAAPRSGRDPLVMDLSLSRVARGKVMSAHKAGNPIPEGWALDADGNPTTDPEKALGGTMLPIGEAKGTALALMVEILASAMTGASFSSQATSFFKADGPSPGVGQFLIAMKPQDGDFTGRLEELLSTIETLEGARLPGSRRTASIREAEANGIDVPVRYIDALRKLAEGGA; this comes from the coding sequence GTGGAACCAAGCAATCGACTAAGCCTTGACGAGGCGATCAGCCTGATACAATCGGCCTTTTCCGGTGTCGGTGTGCCAGATGACATCGCCCTTTGCGTTGCGAGGGCGCTGGTTGCCGCGGAAGCGGAAGGACAGGTGGGGCACGGTTTCTCCCGCGTCGAAGACTACGCGGCGCAAGTTAGAACCGGCAAGATCAGGGCGAACGCGGTTGTCGAGATACACCAGAAGGGAACGGGCAGTCTTCTGGCGGATGCCGGCTTCGGCTTTGCCTATCCCGCCCTGGAGCAGATTATCGACAAGGGCATCGAGCTGGCGCCGTCCAGCGGGTGCGTCACCATGGGGATCACGCGTTCGCACCACTGTGGTGCCCTGTCGGTTCAGGTCGAAAAGCTCGCCCGTGAAGGCCTGATTGCCATCATGGTTGCCAACTCGCCGGCTGCGATGGCGCCCTATGGCGCAAAGGAAGCCGTTTTCGGCACCAACCCGATCGCGTTCGCTGCACCTCGTAGCGGCCGCGATCCCCTTGTGATGGATCTGTCCCTTTCCAGGGTTGCGCGCGGCAAGGTCATGAGCGCGCACAAGGCCGGCAATCCGATCCCGGAAGGCTGGGCGCTGGATGCAGACGGCAATCCGACAACCGATCCGGAGAAGGCGCTTGGCGGAACGATGCTGCCCATCGGAGAGGCGAAAGGGACGGCGCTCGCCCTCATGGTGGAAATCCTGGCGTCGGCGATGACCGGCGCGTCGTTCAGTTCACAGGCGACGTCTTTCTTCAAGGCCGATGGCCCGTCTCCGGGTGTCGGCCAATTCCTGATTGCCATGAAACCGCAGGACGGTGATTTCACCGGCCGCCTCGAGGAGTTGCTGAGCACAATTGAAACGCTGGAGGGCGCGCGCCTGCCGGGCAGCCGTCGGACGGCCTCGATCCGGGAGGCGGAAGCAAACGGGATCGACGTCCCGGTCCGCTACATCGACGCGTTGCGGAAACTGGCTGAAGGCGGAGCCTGA
- a CDS encoding UxaA family hydrolase, protein MSSKYSNITVKAFRRENGRVGVRNHVVILPVDDISNAACEAVANNVKGTLAIPHAYGRLQFGEDLELHFRTMIGTGANPNVAAVVVIGIEPGWTKRIADGIRETGKPVAEFSIEQNGDFETIRAASWKAKEFVHWSTELQREECSISDIWVSTKCGESDTTTGLGSCPTVGNMYDKLLPEGITGFFGETSEITGAEHICQKRAINEEVGERWYKMWKAYQDDVIFAHQTDDLSDSQPTKGNIEGGLTTIEEKALGNLEKIGRTSQYIDILEPAEAPKSGKGLYFMDSSSAAAECVTLMAAGGAVIHTFPTGQGNVVGNPIVPVVKITANPRTVRTMSEHVDVDVSGILRREMTIDEAGDELIDMIRRTANGRNTAAEALGHREFSMTKLYRSA, encoded by the coding sequence ATGTCTTCCAAATACTCCAACATCACGGTGAAAGCGTTCCGGCGCGAAAACGGCAGGGTCGGTGTGCGCAACCACGTCGTCATCCTTCCGGTCGACGATATTTCCAACGCGGCCTGTGAAGCGGTCGCCAACAACGTGAAGGGGACGCTTGCGATCCCGCACGCCTATGGACGCCTGCAATTCGGCGAGGATCTGGAGCTGCACTTCCGGACCATGATCGGGACCGGGGCGAATCCGAATGTCGCCGCAGTTGTCGTGATCGGCATCGAACCCGGCTGGACCAAACGGATTGCGGACGGGATCCGGGAAACGGGCAAACCGGTTGCCGAGTTTTCGATCGAGCAGAACGGCGATTTCGAAACCATCCGCGCGGCGTCCTGGAAAGCGAAGGAATTCGTGCACTGGTCGACCGAGCTGCAGCGCGAGGAGTGCTCGATCTCCGACATCTGGGTCTCCACGAAATGCGGCGAGAGCGACACCACGACCGGTCTCGGCTCCTGTCCGACCGTCGGCAACATGTATGACAAGCTGCTGCCGGAAGGCATCACCGGCTTCTTCGGCGAAACCTCCGAAATCACCGGTGCCGAACACATCTGCCAGAAACGCGCGATCAACGAGGAAGTCGGTGAACGCTGGTACAAGATGTGGAAGGCGTATCAGGACGACGTCATTTTCGCGCACCAGACCGATGACCTGTCCGACAGCCAGCCGACAAAGGGCAATATCGAGGGCGGTCTGACCACGATCGAGGAAAAGGCGCTCGGTAACCTGGAAAAGATCGGACGCACGTCGCAGTACATCGATATCCTGGAGCCCGCAGAAGCCCCGAAATCCGGCAAAGGGCTTTATTTCATGGATTCTTCGTCCGCGGCGGCGGAATGCGTGACGCTGATGGCGGCCGGTGGTGCTGTGATCCACACCTTCCCGACAGGGCAGGGCAATGTGGTCGGCAATCCGATCGTGCCAGTCGTCAAGATCACCGCCAATCCGCGGACCGTGCGGACCATGAGTGAACATGTCGATGTGGATGTTTCCGGCATTCTCCGGCGTGAGATGACGATCGATGAGGCGGGCGATGAACTGATCGACATGATCCGCCGCACCGCCAACGGCCGGAACACGGCCGCCGAAGCGCTGGGTCACAGGGAATTTTCCATGACCAAGCTCTATCGCAGCGCCTAA
- a CDS encoding UxaA family hydrolase gives MSEIPHLLVHEHADNVGVVVVEGLTAGTDMLCCVTHDNSTFRLTAGSDVPIGHKIALKDLTDGDTAIKYGEDIGKIIADIPKGGHVHTHNCKTKRW, from the coding sequence ATGTCTGAAATTCCCCACCTTCTCGTCCACGAACATGCCGATAATGTCGGCGTGGTCGTCGTGGAGGGCCTGACCGCCGGTACGGACATGCTGTGCTGTGTGACACATGACAATTCCACGTTCAGACTGACCGCGGGTTCGGACGTGCCGATCGGACACAAGATTGCTCTCAAGGATCTGACCGACGGCGATACGGCCATCAAATACGGCGAGGACATCGGCAAGATCATTGCCGACATTCCAAAGGGCGGCCACGTCCATACGCATAACTGCAAAACCAAGCGCTGGTAA
- a CDS encoding alcohol dehydrogenase catalytic domain-containing protein yields MKALVYTGPESQAYMEVADPAPSDGEVLIRVAHTGICGSDMHAFLGHDERRPAPLILGHEVAGTVVSGAQSGRRVTVNPLVSCGVCDACLAGRDNLCVNRQIISMPPREGGFADYLAMPESNLVTVPDHVTDAQAALAEPIACGWHAVRLAIKALTGDPQNARALAIGGGAIGLGAALCLKAQGIENVKLVEPNAERARFLTKTCGMDVLSPDEAETSGLYDIVVDGVGYPATRATASACVKPGGVIAHIGLGSAEGGLDIRRITLQEIQFIGTYTYTAQDFRDTAAAMFDGRLGALDWVESRPLSEGLRAFTDLRAGHVAVPKILLTPDA; encoded by the coding sequence ATGAAAGCGCTAGTCTACACGGGTCCGGAGAGTCAGGCCTACATGGAGGTTGCCGATCCGGCCCCCTCGGACGGCGAGGTGCTGATCCGGGTGGCTCACACCGGCATATGCGGTTCGGACATGCATGCCTTTCTCGGGCATGACGAGCGCCGCCCAGCGCCGCTCATTCTCGGCCACGAAGTCGCGGGCACGGTGGTGTCGGGCGCCCAGTCCGGGCGGCGCGTCACCGTGAACCCGCTGGTGAGCTGCGGCGTCTGCGACGCGTGTCTGGCAGGACGGGACAACCTGTGTGTCAACCGCCAGATCATTTCGATGCCGCCGCGCGAAGGCGGCTTTGCCGACTACCTCGCGATGCCGGAAAGCAATCTTGTGACCGTGCCGGATCATGTCACGGATGCGCAGGCCGCGCTTGCCGAGCCGATTGCCTGCGGTTGGCACGCGGTCCGGCTGGCAATAAAGGCGCTGACCGGTGATCCGCAAAATGCACGGGCACTGGCGATCGGTGGCGGGGCCATCGGACTTGGCGCCGCGCTCTGTCTCAAGGCGCAGGGCATCGAGAATGTGAAGCTGGTGGAGCCGAACGCGGAGCGGGCGCGGTTTCTGACAAAGACTTGCGGCATGGATGTCTTGAGCCCCGACGAGGCGGAGACCAGCGGGCTCTACGACATCGTGGTGGACGGTGTTGGATACCCTGCCACGCGTGCCACGGCATCCGCCTGCGTCAAGCCCGGTGGCGTCATTGCCCATATCGGGCTTGGTTCCGCCGAAGGCGGGCTTGACATAAGGCGGATCACACTTCAGGAAATTCAGTTCATCGGCACGTACACCTACACCGCACAAGACTTCCGCGACACCGCAGCAGCCATGTTCGATGGCCGGCTCGGCGCACTCGACTGGGTTGAAAGCCGTCCGCTGTCGGAGGGGCTGCGCGCCTTCACCGATTTGCGCGCCGGACATGTTGCGGTTCCGAAAATATTACTGACACCAGACGCTTAA
- a CDS encoding SDR family oxidoreductase — MSNLFDVSGKVACVTGASSGLGRRAATALARAGASVVGVARRSADLEDWRREAGGQTAAVTADLSDRDGLAKLAGNIAGPFGPPQILVHAAGINTRETADEVTPEGWDITLSLNLTVPFFLSQAFVPAMREKRWGRIVTFASLQTTRAFPGGIAYGASKGGIGQLTRAMAEAWSKDGINANAIGPGFFPTELTAAVFGDDERAKRNAAQTCIGRNGALEDMDGPLLFLCSDASAYVTGQVLMVDGGFTAK, encoded by the coding sequence ATGTCGAACCTTTTTGACGTCTCCGGCAAGGTGGCCTGTGTCACCGGCGCGAGCTCCGGACTCGGCCGGCGTGCGGCAACCGCGCTTGCGCGGGCCGGAGCGTCCGTGGTGGGGGTCGCCAGGCGGTCTGCCGATCTGGAGGACTGGAGACGGGAAGCCGGCGGGCAGACAGCGGCCGTCACGGCGGATCTTTCTGACCGTGACGGCCTTGCAAAGCTGGCCGGAAACATTGCCGGTCCTTTCGGACCGCCGCAGATCCTGGTGCATGCTGCCGGCATAAACACGCGTGAGACGGCCGACGAGGTCACACCCGAGGGCTGGGACATTACGCTGTCGCTCAACCTGACGGTCCCGTTTTTCCTGAGCCAGGCCTTTGTGCCGGCGATGCGCGAAAAGCGCTGGGGCCGGATCGTGACGTTTGCGTCCCTGCAGACAACACGCGCCTTTCCGGGCGGCATTGCCTACGGCGCGTCGAAGGGCGGCATCGGCCAGCTCACGCGGGCCATGGCCGAGGCATGGTCGAAGGACGGCATCAACGCCAATGCGATCGGTCCGGGGTTCTTCCCCACGGAGTTGACGGCGGCTGTTTTTGGCGACGATGAACGGGCAAAGCGCAATGCCGCGCAAACATGTATCGGGCGAAACGGTGCGCTGGAGGACATGGACGGGCCGTTGCTGTTTCTTTGTTCCGACGCCTCTGCTTATGTGACCGGCCAGGTGTTGATGGTCGATGGAGGTTTCACGGCAAAATGA
- the hisD gene encoding histidinol dehydrogenase yields the protein MTVEYLKKAVLTSKTDASETTKIVQEILDTIEAGGDAAALDYAARFDKYDGDILLDDAAIAEAAAKVPEKLKRDIEFAHANVKRFAEAQKETCQDIEVEVIPGLIAGQKSIPVETAGCYIPGGRYSHIASAIMTVTTAKVAGCKNIIACSPPRPGVGINPAIIHAAKVCGADKILAMGGVQGVAAMTFGLFGLPKANILVGPGNQFVAEAKRILFGRVGIDMIAGPTDSLILADGSADAMVVAADLVGQAEHGYNSPVWLVTDTRSLAEEVMALVPKLIDDLPEVNRDSATAAWRDYAEVILCDTREEMAATSDTYAPEHLTVQAEDLDWWLDRLSCYGSLFLGEETTVAFGDKASGTNHVLPTSGAASYTGGLSVHKYMKIVTWQRATRDGAKPIAEATARISRLEGMEGHARTADIRLKKYFPEETFDLTADPGA from the coding sequence ATGACTGTTGAGTATTTGAAAAAAGCGGTCCTAACGTCGAAGACCGACGCCTCCGAGACAACCAAGATCGTGCAGGAAATCCTGGACACGATCGAGGCGGGCGGAGATGCAGCGGCGCTCGATTACGCGGCCAGGTTCGACAAGTATGACGGCGACATACTCCTGGACGATGCCGCGATCGCCGAAGCGGCGGCGAAGGTTCCGGAAAAACTGAAGCGGGACATCGAGTTCGCTCATGCCAATGTGAAACGGTTTGCGGAGGCTCAAAAGGAGACCTGCCAGGATATCGAGGTCGAAGTGATCCCGGGTCTGATTGCCGGCCAGAAGAGCATCCCCGTTGAAACGGCGGGCTGCTACATTCCCGGTGGCCGTTACAGTCACATCGCCAGCGCGATCATGACGGTGACGACGGCCAAGGTCGCCGGCTGCAAGAACATCATCGCCTGCTCGCCGCCACGGCCGGGTGTGGGCATCAACCCGGCCATCATCCACGCCGCCAAGGTGTGCGGCGCGGACAAGATCCTCGCCATGGGCGGGGTCCAGGGTGTCGCGGCCATGACATTCGGCCTGTTCGGTCTGCCGAAGGCGAACATTCTCGTCGGGCCCGGCAACCAGTTCGTTGCAGAAGCCAAAAGGATCCTCTTCGGCAGGGTCGGCATCGACATGATCGCGGGGCCGACCGACAGCCTGATCCTGGCAGACGGCAGCGCTGACGCAATGGTCGTGGCCGCGGATCTCGTCGGACAGGCGGAGCATGGCTACAACTCGCCCGTCTGGCTGGTGACCGACACCCGGTCCCTGGCCGAGGAGGTCATGGCGCTGGTGCCGAAGCTCATCGACGATCTTCCCGAAGTGAACCGGGACAGCGCAACGGCCGCCTGGCGGGACTATGCTGAAGTCATCCTCTGCGACACACGCGAGGAAATGGCTGCAACGTCCGATACCTATGCGCCGGAACATCTGACGGTTCAGGCCGAGGATCTCGACTGGTGGCTCGACCGGCTGTCCTGCTACGGCTCGCTTTTCCTCGGCGAGGAAACGACCGTTGCCTTCGGCGACAAGGCGTCGGGCACGAACCATGTGCTGCCGACCTCCGGAGCGGCCAGCTATACCGGCGGGCTTTCGGTGCACAAATACATGAAGATCGTGACGTGGCAGCGCGCGACGCGTGACGGTGCCAAGCCGATCGCGGAGGCAACGGCGCGGATTTCCCGTCTGGAAGGCATGGAGGGCCATGCCCGCACGGCCGATATCCGGCTGAAGAAATATTTCCCTGAGGAAACGTTCGACCTGACAGCGGATCCGGGAGCCTGA
- a CDS encoding TRAP transporter large permease produces MLWNQLQQQTVELGWDFYGPVLIFVVLVALAVPVWAAIGAAAIAMLMISGALPLSLVGESLFHGIDHFALTAVPLFILTGDVLVRTGLSRKFLDVAEALTCWAKGGFGSATVLVCGMFSAISGSDAAGAAAVGRMTIERLVESGYPRPYACALVAAGACTGILIPPSIAYIIIGLVLGISASTLFLAALIPGIAILVSILVTNIVMNRIYAYEGGGLMTFGEWAANLGQALKSGWYAFIVPGVIFYGIFSGRLTPTEAGAVAVMITIGMGFLLGTLKLSDFPAMLVSSAKVNGVIVPIIAFSLPLAQALAILGVPQGFVYAVTSLTNEPALLILLMILILIAAGCVMETTPNIVILAPILKPLADNIGMNEIQFCIMMITALGVGFITPPLGLNLFVVSGLTGESILKIAAKAVPFVFFMLIVTLLIAYVPALSTTLLPDIYK; encoded by the coding sequence ATGCTTTGGAATCAACTTCAGCAACAGACTGTCGAACTGGGTTGGGACTTTTATGGCCCGGTCCTGATCTTCGTTGTTCTGGTCGCGCTCGCCGTTCCGGTCTGGGCCGCGATCGGCGCAGCAGCCATCGCCATGCTCATGATCTCGGGCGCGCTGCCGCTGTCGCTGGTCGGCGAAAGCCTGTTTCACGGGATCGACCATTTCGCGCTGACAGCCGTGCCGCTGTTCATCCTGACCGGTGACGTGCTCGTGCGCACCGGCCTCAGCCGCAAGTTCCTCGACGTCGCGGAAGCGCTGACCTGCTGGGCAAAGGGCGGCTTCGGGTCCGCGACCGTTCTGGTGTGCGGCATGTTCTCGGCCATCTCGGGCTCAGATGCCGCAGGCGCTGCAGCCGTAGGGCGGATGACCATCGAGCGACTGGTGGAAAGCGGCTATCCGCGTCCCTATGCCTGTGCTCTGGTCGCCGCCGGTGCTTGTACGGGCATCCTGATCCCGCCCTCAATTGCCTATATCATCATCGGTCTCGTGCTCGGAATTTCGGCGTCGACGCTGTTCCTTGCCGCGCTGATCCCCGGCATTGCCATTCTCGTCTCCATCCTCGTGACCAACATCGTCATGAACCGCATCTATGCCTATGAGGGCGGCGGGTTGATGACCTTCGGCGAATGGGCGGCGAATCTCGGCCAGGCGCTCAAGTCCGGCTGGTATGCGTTCATCGTTCCGGGCGTGATCTTTTACGGCATCTTTTCCGGCCGCCTGACACCGACCGAGGCGGGTGCCGTCGCGGTGATGATCACGATCGGCATGGGGTTCCTGCTTGGCACGCTGAAGCTGTCGGACTTTCCGGCCATGCTGGTAAGCTCGGCAAAGGTGAACGGCGTGATCGTTCCGATCATCGCGTTTTCGCTGCCGCTCGCGCAGGCGCTCGCCATTCTCGGGGTGCCGCAAGGCTTCGTTTACGCGGTCACGTCGCTGACCAATGAACCGGCGCTTCTGATCCTGTTGATGATCCTTATCCTGATTGCAGCGGGCTGCGTCATGGAGACAACCCCGAACATCGTGATCCTGGCGCCGATCCTGAAACCGCTTGCCGATAATATCGGCATGAACGAAATCCAGTTCTGTATCATGATGATCACTGCACTCGGTGTGGGCTTCATCACGCCGCCGCTCGGTCTCAACCTGTTCGTGGTCTCGGGCCTGACCGGCGAGTCGATCCTGAAGATCGCAGCGAAAGCAGTTCCGTTCGTCTTCTTCATGCTGATCGTGACGCTGTTGATCGCCTACGTGCCGGCGCTCTCCACCACGCTGCTACCAGACATTTACAAGTAG
- a CDS encoding TRAP transporter small permease: protein MSNVLQALDRNGERWLLLVFYVMLVLTMFIEVVRREVFAYSSIWGEEIVRYSFIYLAWIGAAAAVKERGHIRIDVIMQYVSPRVKAVLYIFGDLVMAFVAVIAFYWSLETVLVSAKFGSVTHGLRISQVWFLSAVPFGFALVLFRLAQSLLRDIKDFRDGRPVYEGDKLFD, encoded by the coding sequence ATGTCGAATGTACTTCAAGCCCTGGACCGGAACGGTGAGCGCTGGCTCCTGCTGGTCTTCTACGTGATGCTTGTGCTGACCATGTTCATTGAAGTGGTCCGGCGTGAGGTCTTCGCCTACTCGTCCATCTGGGGTGAGGAAATCGTCCGCTATTCGTTCATCTACCTCGCCTGGATCGGTGCGGCAGCCGCCGTCAAGGAGCGCGGGCACATCCGCATCGACGTCATCATGCAATATGTCAGCCCGCGGGTGAAAGCGGTGCTCTACATATTCGGCGACCTCGTCATGGCCTTCGTCGCGGTCATCGCCTTCTACTGGTCCCTCGAGACGGTTCTCGTCTCCGCCAAGTTCGGCTCGGTGACCCATGGCCTGCGGATTTCCCAGGTCTGGTTCCTCTCCGCCGTTCCCTTCGGCTTCGCCCTGGTCCTGTTCCGCCTGGCCCAGTCCCTTCTGCGTGACATCAAAGACTTTCGTGACGGACGTCCCGTCTACGAAGGCGACAAACTGTTCGACTGA
- a CDS encoding TRAP transporter substrate-binding protein — protein MKKTEDLASHERRNFLKLASAGGFTAAVVAGAAGVLWSDEAVAQTAQEERAREQAAEHIMTLATAYVLGASRSYPIMQLDLKENIQNATNGKVYVKLAPGGQLGAGGALAQAVQGGTIQAAQHSLSNFAPFASAVDLINMPYFCGSNQRFTNLVTSDAWKKEVHPKIEASGFKALFYVVIDPRVVAVRKGGNKVITPADLSGVKFRVPGSAMLQQYYRMVGANPTPVAWGETPSAIKQGVADALDPSVGALYVFGFKDILSHVTFTQAVPDSQVYSMNLEWFNSLPADVQEGIEFAGEITAQQNLAKVPAARSYAMSELVKSGVEFHSLSEDQLAEWQAAGGYQREEWDQFKVELAGSMDAFGRLEEAANTMGRYYVHDA, from the coding sequence ATGAAGAAAACAGAAGATCTCGCTTCGCATGAGCGCCGCAATTTCCTGAAGCTTGCCAGTGCCGGCGGGTTCACGGCGGCGGTCGTCGCGGGCGCAGCCGGTGTGCTCTGGTCGGATGAGGCAGTGGCGCAGACTGCTCAGGAGGAGCGGGCACGCGAGCAGGCTGCCGAACACATCATGACGCTTGCCACGGCCTACGTGCTGGGCGCGTCGCGCAGCTATCCGATCATGCAGCTCGACCTCAAGGAAAACATCCAGAACGCGACGAACGGCAAGGTCTACGTCAAGCTTGCTCCGGGCGGACAGCTGGGTGCAGGCGGCGCTCTGGCGCAGGCCGTTCAGGGCGGTACGATCCAGGCCGCGCAGCATTCCCTGTCGAACTTCGCTCCGTTCGCGTCGGCCGTCGACCTGATCAACATGCCGTATTTCTGCGGATCGAACCAGCGCTTCACGAACCTCGTGACGTCCGACGCCTGGAAAAAGGAAGTGCATCCGAAAATCGAAGCCTCAGGCTTCAAGGCGCTGTTCTACGTTGTCATCGACCCGCGTGTCGTAGCGGTGCGCAAGGGCGGTAACAAGGTGATCACACCGGCGGATCTGTCCGGGGTGAAATTCCGCGTGCCGGGTTCCGCAATGCTGCAGCAATATTACCGCATGGTGGGTGCGAACCCGACACCGGTTGCCTGGGGCGAAACCCCGTCGGCGATCAAGCAGGGTGTTGCCGATGCGCTCGACCCGTCCGTCGGTGCTCTCTACGTCTTCGGCTTCAAGGACATCCTGAGCCACGTGACCTTCACCCAGGCGGTACCGGACAGCCAAGTTTACTCGATGAACCTGGAGTGGTTCAATTCCCTGCCGGCGGATGTGCAGGAAGGCATTGAATTCGCAGGTGAGATCACCGCCCAGCAGAACCTCGCCAAGGTTCCGGCCGCGCGTTCCTACGCCATGTCCGAACTGGTGAAGTCGGGCGTGGAATTCCATTCGCTGTCGGAAGACCAGCTTGCCGAGTGGCAGGCAGCCGGTGGATACCAGCGCGAGGAGTGGGATCAGTTCAAGGTCGAACTGGCCGGTTCCATGGATGCCTTCGGCCGCCTGGAAGAAGCCGCCAACACGATGGGCCGTTACTACGTCCACGACGCATAA